The nucleotide window TCGTTGATAACGCGTTTGGCTTCTTTGCCACACTTGCCGCACTGGCTGGCGATGCCGAGCAAGTCGCGCAGCTCTCGTACGTTATTAACACCGTCTTCGACTGCGTCGCGTATTTGGTTATCGGTGATGCCTTTGC belongs to Sinobacterium caligoides and includes:
- a CDS encoding bacterioferritin-associated ferredoxin translates to MYICLCKGITDNQIRDAVEDGVNNVRELRDLLGIASQCGKCGKEAKRVINESLHCARSNTAFYPA